The following are encoded together in the Lactuca sativa cultivar Salinas chromosome 1, Lsat_Salinas_v11, whole genome shotgun sequence genome:
- the LOC111913574 gene encoding pentatricopeptide repeat-containing protein At3g48250, chloroplastic produces MNQTKRLLSTIRLANSLYSTQLARTHPNNKVRTRFLDLHVPNYVSPFLNFHAKLFFSSKPEQTLNIILSEKWSDELEQELSKSKTDFTHETVMYVLKKLSKEPQKASDFFNWIVGKQGFQPSSSIYSIMLRVYGNKESIKQFWITAQKMKEEGFFIDDQAYLMILQDFKNSNMINEAANLTKIYNSMAKDNVMNDVIKEIVSVVIESEWGNGVEKRLAGIKFDFKVSDNFVLRVLKNLRKYPLKAIKFFRWVSETFNYEQNTITYNGVLRVLCQEDSIKDFWDIFKEMKNAGHEMDLDTYLKISRFFQKRKMLKEAVELYEHMMDSPYKPSIQHCSVLLRTIAGNISPNLDLVFRVVNKFEATGNSLSKSVYDGIHRSLTSIGQFDEAEKMMTAMKDAGYEPDNITYSQLIFGLCKARRLEDAAKVLDEMQANGCTPDIKTWTILIKGHCSANEVDKALIIFANMIEKGCEADADLLDVLVNGFLSQNKAIDAHQVLVEMTETGGVKPWQATYKNLIKNLLLERKFEEALKLLRLMKKHEYPPVSEPFVGFVSKFGTIDDALEFLKALSYKESPSVSSYLNVFQGFVDEGRELEAKDLLFKCPPHIRKNKGISSLFGSV; encoded by the coding sequence ATGAATCAAACAAAGAGATTACTCAGTACAATCAGGCTAGCCAACTCGCTCTACTCGACTCAGCTCGCCAGAACCCACCCTAATAATAAGGTTCGAACTCGGTTTCTTGATTTACATGTCCCTAATTACGTTTCCCCATTTCTCAATTTCCATGCAAAACTCTTCTTTTCTTCGAAGCCAGAACAAACGCTTAATATTATTTTATCTGAAAAGTGGTCTGATGAGTTAGAACAAGAGTTATCAAAGTCAAAAACCGATTTCACCCATGAAACCGTCATGTATGTTCTAAAGAAACTCTCGAAAGAGCCCCAAAAGGCTTCGGATTTCTTTAATTGGATCGTTGGAAAACAAGGGTTTCAACCCAGTTCTTCCATTTATAGCATAATGCTTCGGGTTTATGGGAATAAAGAATCGATAAAGCAGTTTTGGATTACTGCCCAAAAGATGAAAGAAGAAGGTTTCTTCATTGATGATCAAGCGTATTTAATGATTCTTCAGGATTTTAAGAACTCGAATATGATCAATGAGGCTGCAAATTTGACCAAAATTTATAACTCAATGGCGAAAGATAATGTCATGAATGACGTTATTAAGGAAATCGTTAGTGTTGTGATTGAATCAGAATGGGGAAATGGGGTTGAGAAGAGATTAGCAGGGATCAAATTCGACTTCAAGGTATCAGATAATTTCGTTCTTAGAGTATTAAAGAATCTGCGAAAGTATCCTTTGAAAGCAATCAAGTTTTTCAGATGGGTTAGTGAGACTTTCAATTATGAACAAAATACCATCACTTATAACGGGGTTTTACGTGTTCTTTGTCAAGAAGATTCAATAAAAGACTTTTGGGACATCTTTAAGGAAATGAAGAACGCAGGCCATGAAATGGATCTTGATACTTATCTAAAAATCTCAAGATTCTTTCAAAAACGTAAGATGTTAAAAGAAGCAGTAGAGCTTTACGAGCATATGATGGACAGCCCTTACAAGCCCTCAATTCAACATTGTAGTGTCCTTCTAAGAACCATTGCAGGCAACATTTCACCAAATTTGGATCTTGTTTTTCGGGTAGTAAATAAATTTGAAGCCACAGGAAATTCTCTTTCAAAAAGCGTTTATGATGGTATTCATAGATCATTAACAAGCATAGGTCAATTTGATGAAGCCGAGAAGATGATGACAGCCATGAAAGATGCAGGATACGAACCCGATAACATAACCTACAGCCAATTGATCTTTGGTCTATGTAAAGCTCGAAGACTAGAAGATGCAGCCAAGGTGCTCGATGAAATGCAAGCAAATGGTTGCACTCCTGACATCAAGACATGGACGATTTTAATCAAGGGACACTGTTCAGCCAATGAAGTCGACAAAGCTCTGATCATTTTCGCCAACATGATCGAGAAAGGCTGCGAGGCTGATGCGGATCTTTTGGACGTTTTAGTAAACGGGTTCTTGAGTCAAAACAAGGCCATAGACGCACACCAGGTGCTTGTTGAAATGACTGAGACAGGTGGGGTGAAACCATGGCAGGCGACTTACAAGAATTTGATCAAAAATCTGTTGTTGGAGAGGAAATTTGAGGAGGCCTTGAAGCTCCTAAGGCTGATGAAGAAACATGAATATCCACCGGTTTCAGAGCCATTTGTGGGGTTTGTTTCCAAATTTGGGACGATTGATGATGCTTTGGAGTTTTTGAAGGCGTTGAGTTATAAAGAAAGTCCTTCAGTTTCGTCTTATCTGAATGTGTTTCAGGGTTTTGTTGATGAAGGTAGAGAATTGGAGGCTAAAGATTTGCTTTTCAAATGTCCACCTCATATTCGCAAAAACAAAGGAATTTCTAGTCTTTTTGGGTCTGTTTGA